The following are encoded together in the Buteo buteo chromosome 24, bButBut1.hap1.1, whole genome shotgun sequence genome:
- the HNRNPH1 gene encoding heterogeneous nuclear ribonucleoprotein H isoform X4 — MDPCHTEETEGEIPGLGFSDRSEQIVSRGVASAFEAATTETETEPSLTPNVMLNTESSEGYVVKVRGLPWSCSTEEVQRFFSDCKILNGALGIRFIYTREGRPSGEAFAELESEEDVKLALKKDRETMGHRYVEVFKSNNVEMDWVLKHTGPNSPDTANDGFVRLRGLPFGCSKEEIVQFFSGLEIVPNGITLPVDFQGRSTGEAFVQFASQEIAEKALKKHKERIGHRYIEIFKSSRAEVRTHYDPPRKLLAMQRPGPYDRPGLTRGYNSLGRGSSLERMRRGAYGGGYGGYDDYNGYNDGYGFGSDRFGREWTLFSAGMSDHRYGDGGSTFQSTTGHCVHMRGLPYRATENDIYNFFSPLNPVRVHIEIGPDGRVTGEADVEFATHEDAVAAMSKDKANMQHRYVELFLNSTAGGSGGAYGSQMMGAMGSQSSYGGPANQQLSGGYGGGYGGQSSMSGYDPGSQGAMNSSYYSSGNRASMGVNGMGGMSNMSNMSGGWGM; from the exons GCTTCAGTGACCGAAGCGAGCAGATTGTTTCACGTGGGGTAGCGTCAGCATTTGAAGCTG CAACCACGGAAACGGAGACGGAGCCGAGCCTCACCCCCAATGTGATGCTCAACACGGAGAGCAGCGAGGGATATGTGGTGAAAGTCAGGGGGCTGCCCTGGTCCTGCTCCACCGAGGAGGTGCAGAGGTTTTTCTCCG attgCAAAATTCTAAATGGGGCTTTGGGTATCCGTTTCATCTACACCAGGGAGGGCAGACCAAGTGGAGAAGCATTTGCTGAACTTGAATCGGAGGAGGATGTGAAATTGGCActgaaaaaagacagagaaacaaTGGGACACAGATATGTTGAAG TTTTCAAGTCAAACAACGTTGAAATGGATTGGGTTCTGAAGCATACTGGTCCCAACAGCCCTGATACGGCTAATGATGGTTTTGTACGTCTTAGAGGACTCCCATTTGGCTGTAGTAAAGAAGAAATTGTACAGTTTTTTTCAG GGTTGGAAATCGTGCCAAATGGGATAACATTGCCGGTGGACTTCCAGGGGAGGAGTACGGGGGAGGCCTTCGTGCAGTTTGCTTCACAGGAAATAGCTGAAAAGGCTCTAAAGAAACACAAGGAAAGAATAGGGCACAG GTACATTGAGATCTTCAAGAGTAGTCGAGCGGAAGTGCGCACTCACTACGACCCTCCACGCAAGCTGTTGGCAATGCAGAGACCCGGTCCTTACGACAGACCTGGTCTTACACGGGGATATAACAGTCTTGGTAGAGGAAGTAGCTTGGAAAGAATGAGGCGTGGAGCCTATGGAGGAG GTTATGGAGGTTATGATGACTACAATGGGTATAATGATGGCTATGGTTTTGGTTCTGATAGATTTGGAAGAG AATGGACTCTTTTCTCTGCAGGAATGTCGGACCACAGATACGGCGACGGGGGATCCACCTTCCAGAGCACGACTGGCCACTGCGTCCACATGAGAGGTCTGCCTTACAGAGCTACGGAGAACGACATCTATAAC TTCTTCTCACCTCTGAACCCTGTAAGAGTACACATCGAAATCGGACCAGATGGCAGAGTAACCGGAGAGGCAGACGTTGAATTTGCTACTCATGAGGATGCAGTGGCCGCTATGTCCAAAGACAAAGCAAATATGC aaCACAGATATGTAGAACTCTTCTTGAATTCTACAGCAGGAGGAAGTGGTGGTGCCTATGGCAGTCAAATGATGGGAGCAATGG GAAGCCAATCCAGTTACGGTGGTCCAGCTAACCAGCAGCTGAGTGGGGGTTATGGAGGAGGATATGGTGGTCAGAGCAGCATGAGTGGCTATG ACCCCGGGAGCCAGGGCGCCATGAACAGCAGTTACTACAGCAGCGGGAACCGCGCGTCCATGGGAGTGAACGGCATGGGCGGCATGTCGAACATGTCCAACATGAGTGGTGGCTGGGGAATGTAA
- the HNRNPH1 gene encoding heterogeneous nuclear ribonucleoprotein H isoform X2: protein MDPCHTEETEGEIPGLGFSDRSEQIVSRGVASAFEAATTETETEPSLTPNVMLNTESSEGYVVKVRGLPWSCSTEEVQRFFSDCKILNGALGIRFIYTREGRPSGEAFAELESEEDVKLALKKDRETMGHRYVEVFKSNNVEMDWVLKHTGPNSPDTANDGFVRLRGLPFGCSKEEIVQFFSGLEIVPNGITLPVDFQGRSTGEAFVQFASQEIAEKALKKHKERIGHRYIEIFKSSRAEVRTHYDPPRKLLAMQRPGPYDRPGLTRGYNSLGRGSSLERMRRGAYGGGYGGYDDYNGYNDGYGFGSDRFGRGMSDHRYGDGGSTFQSTTGHCVHMRGLPYRATENDIYNFFSPLNPVRVHIEIGPDGRVTGEADVEFATHEDAVAAMSKDKANMQHRYVELFLNSTAGGSGGAYGSQMMGAMVKESEGVVQDWNTSTLPGSQSSYGGPANQQLSGGYGGGYGGQSSMSGYDPGSQGAMNSSYYSSGNRASMGVNGMGGMSNMSNMSGGWGM from the exons GCTTCAGTGACCGAAGCGAGCAGATTGTTTCACGTGGGGTAGCGTCAGCATTTGAAGCTG CAACCACGGAAACGGAGACGGAGCCGAGCCTCACCCCCAATGTGATGCTCAACACGGAGAGCAGCGAGGGATATGTGGTGAAAGTCAGGGGGCTGCCCTGGTCCTGCTCCACCGAGGAGGTGCAGAGGTTTTTCTCCG attgCAAAATTCTAAATGGGGCTTTGGGTATCCGTTTCATCTACACCAGGGAGGGCAGACCAAGTGGAGAAGCATTTGCTGAACTTGAATCGGAGGAGGATGTGAAATTGGCActgaaaaaagacagagaaacaaTGGGACACAGATATGTTGAAG TTTTCAAGTCAAACAACGTTGAAATGGATTGGGTTCTGAAGCATACTGGTCCCAACAGCCCTGATACGGCTAATGATGGTTTTGTACGTCTTAGAGGACTCCCATTTGGCTGTAGTAAAGAAGAAATTGTACAGTTTTTTTCAG GGTTGGAAATCGTGCCAAATGGGATAACATTGCCGGTGGACTTCCAGGGGAGGAGTACGGGGGAGGCCTTCGTGCAGTTTGCTTCACAGGAAATAGCTGAAAAGGCTCTAAAGAAACACAAGGAAAGAATAGGGCACAG GTACATTGAGATCTTCAAGAGTAGTCGAGCGGAAGTGCGCACTCACTACGACCCTCCACGCAAGCTGTTGGCAATGCAGAGACCCGGTCCTTACGACAGACCTGGTCTTACACGGGGATATAACAGTCTTGGTAGAGGAAGTAGCTTGGAAAGAATGAGGCGTGGAGCCTATGGAGGAG GTTATGGAGGTTATGATGACTACAATGGGTATAATGATGGCTATGGTTTTGGTTCTGATAGATTTGGAAGAG GAATGTCGGACCACAGATACGGCGACGGGGGATCCACCTTCCAGAGCACGACTGGCCACTGCGTCCACATGAGAGGTCTGCCTTACAGAGCTACGGAGAACGACATCTATAAC TTCTTCTCACCTCTGAACCCTGTAAGAGTACACATCGAAATCGGACCAGATGGCAGAGTAACCGGAGAGGCAGACGTTGAATTTGCTACTCATGAGGATGCAGTGGCCGCTATGTCCAAAGACAAAGCAAATATGC aaCACAGATATGTAGAACTCTTCTTGAATTCTACAGCAGGAGGAAGTGGTGGTGCCTATGGCAGTCAAATGATGGGAGCAATGG TCAAGGAATCGGAAGGGGTAGTCCAAGATTGGAACACTAGCACATTGCCAG GAAGCCAATCCAGTTACGGTGGTCCAGCTAACCAGCAGCTGAGTGGGGGTTATGGAGGAGGATATGGTGGTCAGAGCAGCATGAGTGGCTATG ACCCCGGGAGCCAGGGCGCCATGAACAGCAGTTACTACAGCAGCGGGAACCGCGCGTCCATGGGAGTGAACGGCATGGGCGGCATGTCGAACATGTCCAACATGAGTGGTGGCTGGGGAATGTAA
- the HNRNPH1 gene encoding heterogeneous nuclear ribonucleoprotein H isoform X8: protein MSTTETETEPSLTPNVMLNTESSEGYVVKVRGLPWSCSTEEVQRFFSDCKILNGALGIRFIYTREGRPSGEAFAELESEEDVKLALKKDRETMGHRYVEVFKSNNVEMDWVLKHTGPNSPDTANDGFVRLRGLPFGCSKEEIVQFFSGLEIVPNGITLPVDFQGRSTGEAFVQFASQEIAEKALKKHKERIGHRYIEIFKSSRAEVRTHYDPPRKLLAMQRPGPYDRPGLTRGYNSLGRGSSLERMRRGAYGGGYGGYDDYNGYNDGYGFGSDRFGREWTLFSAGMSDHRYGDGGSTFQSTTGHCVHMRGLPYRATENDIYNFFSPLNPVRVHIEIGPDGRVTGEADVEFATHEDAVAAMSKDKANMQHRYVELFLNSTAGGSGGAYGSQMMGAMVKESEGVVQDWNTSTLPGSQSSYGGPANQQLSGGYGGGYGGQSSMSGYDPGSQGAMNSSYYSSGNRASMGVNGMGGMSNMSNMSGGWGM from the exons ATGT CAACCACGGAAACGGAGACGGAGCCGAGCCTCACCCCCAATGTGATGCTCAACACGGAGAGCAGCGAGGGATATGTGGTGAAAGTCAGGGGGCTGCCCTGGTCCTGCTCCACCGAGGAGGTGCAGAGGTTTTTCTCCG attgCAAAATTCTAAATGGGGCTTTGGGTATCCGTTTCATCTACACCAGGGAGGGCAGACCAAGTGGAGAAGCATTTGCTGAACTTGAATCGGAGGAGGATGTGAAATTGGCActgaaaaaagacagagaaacaaTGGGACACAGATATGTTGAAG TTTTCAAGTCAAACAACGTTGAAATGGATTGGGTTCTGAAGCATACTGGTCCCAACAGCCCTGATACGGCTAATGATGGTTTTGTACGTCTTAGAGGACTCCCATTTGGCTGTAGTAAAGAAGAAATTGTACAGTTTTTTTCAG GGTTGGAAATCGTGCCAAATGGGATAACATTGCCGGTGGACTTCCAGGGGAGGAGTACGGGGGAGGCCTTCGTGCAGTTTGCTTCACAGGAAATAGCTGAAAAGGCTCTAAAGAAACACAAGGAAAGAATAGGGCACAG GTACATTGAGATCTTCAAGAGTAGTCGAGCGGAAGTGCGCACTCACTACGACCCTCCACGCAAGCTGTTGGCAATGCAGAGACCCGGTCCTTACGACAGACCTGGTCTTACACGGGGATATAACAGTCTTGGTAGAGGAAGTAGCTTGGAAAGAATGAGGCGTGGAGCCTATGGAGGAG GTTATGGAGGTTATGATGACTACAATGGGTATAATGATGGCTATGGTTTTGGTTCTGATAGATTTGGAAGAG AATGGACTCTTTTCTCTGCAGGAATGTCGGACCACAGATACGGCGACGGGGGATCCACCTTCCAGAGCACGACTGGCCACTGCGTCCACATGAGAGGTCTGCCTTACAGAGCTACGGAGAACGACATCTATAAC TTCTTCTCACCTCTGAACCCTGTAAGAGTACACATCGAAATCGGACCAGATGGCAGAGTAACCGGAGAGGCAGACGTTGAATTTGCTACTCATGAGGATGCAGTGGCCGCTATGTCCAAAGACAAAGCAAATATGC aaCACAGATATGTAGAACTCTTCTTGAATTCTACAGCAGGAGGAAGTGGTGGTGCCTATGGCAGTCAAATGATGGGAGCAATGG TCAAGGAATCGGAAGGGGTAGTCCAAGATTGGAACACTAGCACATTGCCAG GAAGCCAATCCAGTTACGGTGGTCCAGCTAACCAGCAGCTGAGTGGGGGTTATGGAGGAGGATATGGTGGTCAGAGCAGCATGAGTGGCTATG ACCCCGGGAGCCAGGGCGCCATGAACAGCAGTTACTACAGCAGCGGGAACCGCGCGTCCATGGGAGTGAACGGCATGGGCGGCATGTCGAACATGTCCAACATGAGTGGTGGCTGGGGAATGTAA
- the HNRNPH1 gene encoding heterogeneous nuclear ribonucleoprotein H isoform X7 yields the protein MDPCHTEETEGEIPGLATTETETEPSLTPNVMLNTESSEGYVVKVRGLPWSCSTEEVQRFFSDCKILNGALGIRFIYTREGRPSGEAFAELESEEDVKLALKKDRETMGHRYVEVFKSNNVEMDWVLKHTGPNSPDTANDGFVRLRGLPFGCSKEEIVQFFSGLEIVPNGITLPVDFQGRSTGEAFVQFASQEIAEKALKKHKERIGHRYIEIFKSSRAEVRTHYDPPRKLLAMQRPGPYDRPGLTRGYNSLGRGSSLERMRRGAYGGGYGGYDDYNGYNDGYGFGSDRFGRGMSDHRYGDGGSTFQSTTGHCVHMRGLPYRATENDIYNFFSPLNPVRVHIEIGPDGRVTGEADVEFATHEDAVAAMSKDKANMQHRYVELFLNSTAGGSGGAYGSQMMGAMVKESEGVVQDWNTSTLPGSQSSYGGPANQQLSGGYGGGYGGQSSMSGYDPGSQGAMNSSYYSSGNRASMGVNGMGGMSNMSNMSGGWGM from the exons CAACCACGGAAACGGAGACGGAGCCGAGCCTCACCCCCAATGTGATGCTCAACACGGAGAGCAGCGAGGGATATGTGGTGAAAGTCAGGGGGCTGCCCTGGTCCTGCTCCACCGAGGAGGTGCAGAGGTTTTTCTCCG attgCAAAATTCTAAATGGGGCTTTGGGTATCCGTTTCATCTACACCAGGGAGGGCAGACCAAGTGGAGAAGCATTTGCTGAACTTGAATCGGAGGAGGATGTGAAATTGGCActgaaaaaagacagagaaacaaTGGGACACAGATATGTTGAAG TTTTCAAGTCAAACAACGTTGAAATGGATTGGGTTCTGAAGCATACTGGTCCCAACAGCCCTGATACGGCTAATGATGGTTTTGTACGTCTTAGAGGACTCCCATTTGGCTGTAGTAAAGAAGAAATTGTACAGTTTTTTTCAG GGTTGGAAATCGTGCCAAATGGGATAACATTGCCGGTGGACTTCCAGGGGAGGAGTACGGGGGAGGCCTTCGTGCAGTTTGCTTCACAGGAAATAGCTGAAAAGGCTCTAAAGAAACACAAGGAAAGAATAGGGCACAG GTACATTGAGATCTTCAAGAGTAGTCGAGCGGAAGTGCGCACTCACTACGACCCTCCACGCAAGCTGTTGGCAATGCAGAGACCCGGTCCTTACGACAGACCTGGTCTTACACGGGGATATAACAGTCTTGGTAGAGGAAGTAGCTTGGAAAGAATGAGGCGTGGAGCCTATGGAGGAG GTTATGGAGGTTATGATGACTACAATGGGTATAATGATGGCTATGGTTTTGGTTCTGATAGATTTGGAAGAG GAATGTCGGACCACAGATACGGCGACGGGGGATCCACCTTCCAGAGCACGACTGGCCACTGCGTCCACATGAGAGGTCTGCCTTACAGAGCTACGGAGAACGACATCTATAAC TTCTTCTCACCTCTGAACCCTGTAAGAGTACACATCGAAATCGGACCAGATGGCAGAGTAACCGGAGAGGCAGACGTTGAATTTGCTACTCATGAGGATGCAGTGGCCGCTATGTCCAAAGACAAAGCAAATATGC aaCACAGATATGTAGAACTCTTCTTGAATTCTACAGCAGGAGGAAGTGGTGGTGCCTATGGCAGTCAAATGATGGGAGCAATGG TCAAGGAATCGGAAGGGGTAGTCCAAGATTGGAACACTAGCACATTGCCAG GAAGCCAATCCAGTTACGGTGGTCCAGCTAACCAGCAGCTGAGTGGGGGTTATGGAGGAGGATATGGTGGTCAGAGCAGCATGAGTGGCTATG ACCCCGGGAGCCAGGGCGCCATGAACAGCAGTTACTACAGCAGCGGGAACCGCGCGTCCATGGGAGTGAACGGCATGGGCGGCATGTCGAACATGTCCAACATGAGTGGTGGCTGGGGAATGTAA
- the HNRNPH1 gene encoding heterogeneous nuclear ribonucleoprotein H isoform X1: protein MDPCHTEETEGEIPGLGFSDRSEQIVSRGVASAFEAATTETETEPSLTPNVMLNTESSEGYVVKVRGLPWSCSTEEVQRFFSDCKILNGALGIRFIYTREGRPSGEAFAELESEEDVKLALKKDRETMGHRYVEVFKSNNVEMDWVLKHTGPNSPDTANDGFVRLRGLPFGCSKEEIVQFFSGLEIVPNGITLPVDFQGRSTGEAFVQFASQEIAEKALKKHKERIGHRYIEIFKSSRAEVRTHYDPPRKLLAMQRPGPYDRPGLTRGYNSLGRGSSLERMRRGAYGGGYGGYDDYNGYNDGYGFGSDRFGREWTLFSAGMSDHRYGDGGSTFQSTTGHCVHMRGLPYRATENDIYNFFSPLNPVRVHIEIGPDGRVTGEADVEFATHEDAVAAMSKDKANMQHRYVELFLNSTAGGSGGAYGSQMMGAMVKESEGVVQDWNTSTLPGSQSSYGGPANQQLSGGYGGGYGGQSSMSGYDPGSQGAMNSSYYSSGNRASMGVNGMGGMSNMSNMSGGWGM, encoded by the exons GCTTCAGTGACCGAAGCGAGCAGATTGTTTCACGTGGGGTAGCGTCAGCATTTGAAGCTG CAACCACGGAAACGGAGACGGAGCCGAGCCTCACCCCCAATGTGATGCTCAACACGGAGAGCAGCGAGGGATATGTGGTGAAAGTCAGGGGGCTGCCCTGGTCCTGCTCCACCGAGGAGGTGCAGAGGTTTTTCTCCG attgCAAAATTCTAAATGGGGCTTTGGGTATCCGTTTCATCTACACCAGGGAGGGCAGACCAAGTGGAGAAGCATTTGCTGAACTTGAATCGGAGGAGGATGTGAAATTGGCActgaaaaaagacagagaaacaaTGGGACACAGATATGTTGAAG TTTTCAAGTCAAACAACGTTGAAATGGATTGGGTTCTGAAGCATACTGGTCCCAACAGCCCTGATACGGCTAATGATGGTTTTGTACGTCTTAGAGGACTCCCATTTGGCTGTAGTAAAGAAGAAATTGTACAGTTTTTTTCAG GGTTGGAAATCGTGCCAAATGGGATAACATTGCCGGTGGACTTCCAGGGGAGGAGTACGGGGGAGGCCTTCGTGCAGTTTGCTTCACAGGAAATAGCTGAAAAGGCTCTAAAGAAACACAAGGAAAGAATAGGGCACAG GTACATTGAGATCTTCAAGAGTAGTCGAGCGGAAGTGCGCACTCACTACGACCCTCCACGCAAGCTGTTGGCAATGCAGAGACCCGGTCCTTACGACAGACCTGGTCTTACACGGGGATATAACAGTCTTGGTAGAGGAAGTAGCTTGGAAAGAATGAGGCGTGGAGCCTATGGAGGAG GTTATGGAGGTTATGATGACTACAATGGGTATAATGATGGCTATGGTTTTGGTTCTGATAGATTTGGAAGAG AATGGACTCTTTTCTCTGCAGGAATGTCGGACCACAGATACGGCGACGGGGGATCCACCTTCCAGAGCACGACTGGCCACTGCGTCCACATGAGAGGTCTGCCTTACAGAGCTACGGAGAACGACATCTATAAC TTCTTCTCACCTCTGAACCCTGTAAGAGTACACATCGAAATCGGACCAGATGGCAGAGTAACCGGAGAGGCAGACGTTGAATTTGCTACTCATGAGGATGCAGTGGCCGCTATGTCCAAAGACAAAGCAAATATGC aaCACAGATATGTAGAACTCTTCTTGAATTCTACAGCAGGAGGAAGTGGTGGTGCCTATGGCAGTCAAATGATGGGAGCAATGG TCAAGGAATCGGAAGGGGTAGTCCAAGATTGGAACACTAGCACATTGCCAG GAAGCCAATCCAGTTACGGTGGTCCAGCTAACCAGCAGCTGAGTGGGGGTTATGGAGGAGGATATGGTGGTCAGAGCAGCATGAGTGGCTATG ACCCCGGGAGCCAGGGCGCCATGAACAGCAGTTACTACAGCAGCGGGAACCGCGCGTCCATGGGAGTGAACGGCATGGGCGGCATGTCGAACATGTCCAACATGAGTGGTGGCTGGGGAATGTAA
- the HNRNPH1 gene encoding heterogeneous nuclear ribonucleoprotein H isoform X6: protein MDPCHTEETEGEIPGLATTETETEPSLTPNVMLNTESSEGYVVKVRGLPWSCSTEEVQRFFSDCKILNGALGIRFIYTREGRPSGEAFAELESEEDVKLALKKDRETMGHRYVEVFKSNNVEMDWVLKHTGPNSPDTANDGFVRLRGLPFGCSKEEIVQFFSGLEIVPNGITLPVDFQGRSTGEAFVQFASQEIAEKALKKHKERIGHRYIEIFKSSRAEVRTHYDPPRKLLAMQRPGPYDRPGLTRGYNSLGRGSSLERMRRGAYGGGYGGYDDYNGYNDGYGFGSDRFGREWTLFSAGMSDHRYGDGGSTFQSTTGHCVHMRGLPYRATENDIYNFFSPLNPVRVHIEIGPDGRVTGEADVEFATHEDAVAAMSKDKANMQHRYVELFLNSTAGGSGGAYGSQMMGAMVKESEGVVQDWNTSTLPGSQSSYGGPANQQLSGGYGGGYGGQSSMSGYDPGSQGAMNSSYYSSGNRASMGVNGMGGMSNMSNMSGGWGM, encoded by the exons CAACCACGGAAACGGAGACGGAGCCGAGCCTCACCCCCAATGTGATGCTCAACACGGAGAGCAGCGAGGGATATGTGGTGAAAGTCAGGGGGCTGCCCTGGTCCTGCTCCACCGAGGAGGTGCAGAGGTTTTTCTCCG attgCAAAATTCTAAATGGGGCTTTGGGTATCCGTTTCATCTACACCAGGGAGGGCAGACCAAGTGGAGAAGCATTTGCTGAACTTGAATCGGAGGAGGATGTGAAATTGGCActgaaaaaagacagagaaacaaTGGGACACAGATATGTTGAAG TTTTCAAGTCAAACAACGTTGAAATGGATTGGGTTCTGAAGCATACTGGTCCCAACAGCCCTGATACGGCTAATGATGGTTTTGTACGTCTTAGAGGACTCCCATTTGGCTGTAGTAAAGAAGAAATTGTACAGTTTTTTTCAG GGTTGGAAATCGTGCCAAATGGGATAACATTGCCGGTGGACTTCCAGGGGAGGAGTACGGGGGAGGCCTTCGTGCAGTTTGCTTCACAGGAAATAGCTGAAAAGGCTCTAAAGAAACACAAGGAAAGAATAGGGCACAG GTACATTGAGATCTTCAAGAGTAGTCGAGCGGAAGTGCGCACTCACTACGACCCTCCACGCAAGCTGTTGGCAATGCAGAGACCCGGTCCTTACGACAGACCTGGTCTTACACGGGGATATAACAGTCTTGGTAGAGGAAGTAGCTTGGAAAGAATGAGGCGTGGAGCCTATGGAGGAG GTTATGGAGGTTATGATGACTACAATGGGTATAATGATGGCTATGGTTTTGGTTCTGATAGATTTGGAAGAG AATGGACTCTTTTCTCTGCAGGAATGTCGGACCACAGATACGGCGACGGGGGATCCACCTTCCAGAGCACGACTGGCCACTGCGTCCACATGAGAGGTCTGCCTTACAGAGCTACGGAGAACGACATCTATAAC TTCTTCTCACCTCTGAACCCTGTAAGAGTACACATCGAAATCGGACCAGATGGCAGAGTAACCGGAGAGGCAGACGTTGAATTTGCTACTCATGAGGATGCAGTGGCCGCTATGTCCAAAGACAAAGCAAATATGC aaCACAGATATGTAGAACTCTTCTTGAATTCTACAGCAGGAGGAAGTGGTGGTGCCTATGGCAGTCAAATGATGGGAGCAATGG TCAAGGAATCGGAAGGGGTAGTCCAAGATTGGAACACTAGCACATTGCCAG GAAGCCAATCCAGTTACGGTGGTCCAGCTAACCAGCAGCTGAGTGGGGGTTATGGAGGAGGATATGGTGGTCAGAGCAGCATGAGTGGCTATG ACCCCGGGAGCCAGGGCGCCATGAACAGCAGTTACTACAGCAGCGGGAACCGCGCGTCCATGGGAGTGAACGGCATGGGCGGCATGTCGAACATGTCCAACATGAGTGGTGGCTGGGGAATGTAA
- the HNRNPH1 gene encoding heterogeneous nuclear ribonucleoprotein H isoform X9: MDPCHTEETEGEIPGLGFSDRSEQIVSRGVASAFEAATTETETEPSLTPNVMLNTESSEGYVVKVRGLPWSCSTEEVQRFFSDCKILNGALGIRFIYTREGRPSGEAFAELESEEDVKLALKKDRETMGHRYVEVFKSNNVEMDWVLKHTGPNSPDTANDGFVRLRGLPFGCSKEEIVQFFSGLEIVPNGITLPVDFQGRSTGEAFVQFASQEIAEKALKKHKERIGHRYIEIFKSSRAEVRTHYDPPRKLLAMQRPGPYDRPGLTRGYNSLGRGSSLERMRRGAYGGGYGGYDDYNGYNDGYGFGSDRFGREWTLFSAGMSDHRYGDGGSTFQSTTGHCVHMRGLPYRATENDIYNFFSPLNPVRVHIEIGPDGRVTGEADVEFATHEDAVAAMSKDKANMQHRYVELFLNSTAGGSGGAYGSQMMGAMGSQSSYGGPANQQLSGGYGGGYGGQSSMSGYVGGIYEVAQQGQALGEGCFESA; this comes from the exons GCTTCAGTGACCGAAGCGAGCAGATTGTTTCACGTGGGGTAGCGTCAGCATTTGAAGCTG CAACCACGGAAACGGAGACGGAGCCGAGCCTCACCCCCAATGTGATGCTCAACACGGAGAGCAGCGAGGGATATGTGGTGAAAGTCAGGGGGCTGCCCTGGTCCTGCTCCACCGAGGAGGTGCAGAGGTTTTTCTCCG attgCAAAATTCTAAATGGGGCTTTGGGTATCCGTTTCATCTACACCAGGGAGGGCAGACCAAGTGGAGAAGCATTTGCTGAACTTGAATCGGAGGAGGATGTGAAATTGGCActgaaaaaagacagagaaacaaTGGGACACAGATATGTTGAAG TTTTCAAGTCAAACAACGTTGAAATGGATTGGGTTCTGAAGCATACTGGTCCCAACAGCCCTGATACGGCTAATGATGGTTTTGTACGTCTTAGAGGACTCCCATTTGGCTGTAGTAAAGAAGAAATTGTACAGTTTTTTTCAG GGTTGGAAATCGTGCCAAATGGGATAACATTGCCGGTGGACTTCCAGGGGAGGAGTACGGGGGAGGCCTTCGTGCAGTTTGCTTCACAGGAAATAGCTGAAAAGGCTCTAAAGAAACACAAGGAAAGAATAGGGCACAG GTACATTGAGATCTTCAAGAGTAGTCGAGCGGAAGTGCGCACTCACTACGACCCTCCACGCAAGCTGTTGGCAATGCAGAGACCCGGTCCTTACGACAGACCTGGTCTTACACGGGGATATAACAGTCTTGGTAGAGGAAGTAGCTTGGAAAGAATGAGGCGTGGAGCCTATGGAGGAG GTTATGGAGGTTATGATGACTACAATGGGTATAATGATGGCTATGGTTTTGGTTCTGATAGATTTGGAAGAG AATGGACTCTTTTCTCTGCAGGAATGTCGGACCACAGATACGGCGACGGGGGATCCACCTTCCAGAGCACGACTGGCCACTGCGTCCACATGAGAGGTCTGCCTTACAGAGCTACGGAGAACGACATCTATAAC TTCTTCTCACCTCTGAACCCTGTAAGAGTACACATCGAAATCGGACCAGATGGCAGAGTAACCGGAGAGGCAGACGTTGAATTTGCTACTCATGAGGATGCAGTGGCCGCTATGTCCAAAGACAAAGCAAATATGC aaCACAGATATGTAGAACTCTTCTTGAATTCTACAGCAGGAGGAAGTGGTGGTGCCTATGGCAGTCAAATGATGGGAGCAATGG GAAGCCAATCCAGTTACGGTGGTCCAGCTAACCAGCAGCTGAGTGGGGGTTATGGAGGAGGATATGGTGGTCAGAGCAGCATGAGTGGCTATG TAGGCGGTATTTACGAGGTGGCCCAGCAAGGACAGGCGTTGGGGGAAGGATGCTTCGAATCGGCCTGA